The Ascaphus truei isolate aAscTru1 chromosome 3, aAscTru1.hap1, whole genome shotgun sequence genome includes a region encoding these proteins:
- the LOC142490069 gene encoding keratin, type II cytoskeletal 6A-like, with amino-acid sequence MSISRQSTYSVGGSKKGFSAASAVAQGTNQCSFSSSSVTRSGSGGGGRVSQAGFGSRSLHNLGGNKRISIGGGSQSRYGSSAGYGFGGGVSSGYVGGAGFPVCPPGGIQAVTINQSLLAPLNLEFDPSIQRVRKEEREQIKTLNNKFACFIDKVRFLEQQNKVLETKWSLLQEQGLKTVKNNIEPLFEAYINSLRRQLDCLGSDKSRLDSELRQMQDAVEDFKHKYEDEINKRTAAENEFVVLKKDVDATYMNKVELEAKVDSLTNEINFLRALYEAELAQLQAQISDTSVVLSMDNNRDLDLDGIIAAVKTQYEDIANKSRAEAETWYQSKYEELESCAGRHGDDLRNTKTEISELNRMINRLRSEIDNVKKQIAKLQAAIAEAEERGELALKDAKQKLSELEDALHNAKQDMARQLREYQELMNVKLALDIEIATYRKLLEGEECRLAGDGVGAVNISVVSSTYGGSTGSGYGCGSVHGAGQAIGGGYSMGGGNSSSGGASSSSVKIVSKTSQSSQSTRRF; translated from the exons ATGTCTATTTCTCGCCAATCAACATACTCCGTTGGAGGAAGCAAGAAAGGCTTCAGTGCTGCTTCTGCTGTCGCACAAGGAACAAACCAATGCAGCTTCAGCTCGTCCTCTGTAACTCGCTCTGGCAGCGGAGGTGGTGGACGTGTTAGCCAAGCTGGCTTTGGAAGCAGAAGTCTCCACAATTTAGGAGGAAATAAAAGAATTTCCATCGGTGGAGGTTCCCAGTCCCGTTACGGATCTAGTGCTGGGTATGGATTTGGTGGAGGAGTAAGTTCTGGATATGTTGGTGGTGCTGGGTTTCCAGTGTGCCCACCTGGTGGCATCCAAGCAGTTACTATTAATCAGAGCCTTTTAGCTCCTCTCAACCTGGAATTTGACCCATCAATTCAGAGAGTACGTAAAGAAGAAAGAGAACAAATTAAGACCCTCAACAACAAATTTGCCTGCTTCATTGACAAG GTACGATTCCTAGAGCAACAGAACAAAGTGCTGGAGACTAAATGGAGCCTCTTGCAAGAGCAGGGGTTAAAAACTGTTAAAAATAACATTGAACCCCTCTTTGAAGCCTACATTAATTCACTGCGTAGACAGCTAGACTGCCTAGGAAGTGATAAGTCTCGTTTGGATTCAGAACTAAGACAAATGCAGGATGCTGTAGAGGATTTCAAGCACAA GTATGAAGATGAAATTAACAAGCGTACAGCTGCAGAGAATGAATTTGTGGTGCTCAAAAAG GATGTGGATGCTAcatacatgaacaaggtggaacTGGAGGCCAAGGTGGATTCTCTGACAAATGAGATCAACTTCCTAAGAGCTCTCTATGAAGCG gaACTGGCCCAGTTGCAGGCACAGATCTCAGACACTTCAGTCGTACTATCCATGGACAACAACAGAGATCTGGACTTGGATGGTATCATCGCTGCTGTGAAGACTCAGTATGAGGATATCGCCAACAAAAGCCGGGCAGAAGCTGAGACCTGGTATCAATCTAAA TATGAGGAGTTGGAGAGTTGTGCTGGGAGACACGGTGATGATCTGAGGAATACAAAGACCGAGATCTCTGAGCTTAATCGTATGATTAACAGACTGCGCTCTGAAATCGACAATGTGAAAAAACAA ATTGCCaaactgcaggctgctatcgCAGAGGCTGAGGAACGTGGAGAGCTGGCACTAAAGGATGCCAAGCAAAAGTTATCTGAGCTGGAGGATGCTCTTCATAATGCCAAGCAGGACATGGCTCGCCAGCTCCGTGAATACCAGGAGCTCATGAATGTGAAGCTGGCTCTGGATATTGAGATTGCCACATACAGGAAATTGCTAgagggagaggagtgcag GTTGGCAGGCGATGGTGTGGGAGCTGTAAACATTT CTGTTGTGAGCTCCACCTATGGGGGCAGCACTGGCTCTGGATATGGATGTGGTTCTGTGCATGGTGCTGGACAAGCTATTGGCGGAGGATACAGCATGGGAGGAGGAAATTCCAGCTCCGGAGGTGCCAGCAGCTCAAGTGTAAAAATTGTATCAAAAACCTCACAAAGCTCACAAAGCACCAGGAGATTTTAA